The Lynx canadensis isolate LIC74 chromosome A2, mLynCan4.pri.v2, whole genome shotgun sequence DNA segment CTAGGTTAAAAATAATGGTCCTTTAGAACTGCAAAAATTGTTTCCACTTGCTTACTGCCTGGGAGATCAAACAAGAAATCTAACAGCAATCTGAATATTGTTCCTTTAAAATTACCttgtttatgttttatcttttgaGAAGCTTTTAGGGCCTGTCTGCATTTTCGTGGAGATCGGAAATTTCCCAACATGTCTAGGTGTGTGTCTTATTTTTCCCCCCACACATGCAgacattttattagtttctgcAACAAGAGGACAATaataccaatttttaaatataagtctGAGGTCATCTGAGATGCCAACCAAATACACGGAAGAAAGATAAATGTCTTGCAAGAGGTTTAGCACAGATCTTGGAGAACTTGTGCTCAATGGGAAGGGGAGCAGCCCAGAGGAGGGGGAGTAAAAGGGGGCAGAGGGTCAGATGAAAGGGTAGTGGTGAGGGTGATGGATCTGGTTGGCTGCAGTTGCTAGTTATCCTGAAGCAACTTTAGCAATTATGCCTAAAATTCCATAGTCACTTTCAAACACCTCCATATGATACCCTCAAAATCTGAAATCAGTAGATGAACTGTAGCTGCAAGGTTCACAAAATAATCAATGAAGCCAGAATGAGACAAcccagagagaaaatcccagcaCTTATTCTCAATCTGTCCTTcctcaatttaaaataaactctaataggggtgcctcggtggctcagtcacttaagtgtgggacttcactcaggtcaggatctcaggattggtgagttcgagccccacatctggctctgtgctgacagctcagagcctggagtctgcttaggattctgtgtcttcatctctctctgcaactcccccacttgtgctctctgtctctctcaacctctcaaaaataaaacattaaaaatttaaaaataaaatgaaataaactctaATATACGTGAGGTGAGATTCAGAAAGTAGCAGCAGAGCCAGCTGGGTCTTCTACTGAACTTTTCATCAAATACCAAGAAAGAACAAGGGGCaaggcatatttttatttttattttatcttattttaaaatagaataaccTGAAGTTATTCTATTACAAAGGGACATGGCTGAATAGGTAGGAAACAGATTCTCCGTTGTGAGTTCTCTTGATGGCTTCCGCAAGGATCATGGAGATGTCGATCGCCTGTATCTTGGAGCAATGTTTCATCTTATCCTCCTGAGGTATGGTATTGGTGACGACCACCGCTTCAAAGCACGCACTGTTGATGCAAGCAAGGGCCGGGCCAGAAAAGATTCCGTGAGTCAAGATCGCGTAAACTCTGGCGGCTCCAGCGGAGAGAAGTTTGTCAGCTGCATGACAGATTGTACCACAAGTATCAGCCATGTCATCCACAAGGATGGCCACACGATCCTTCACATCCCCCACTAGCACCATACGGTCCACTTCATTAGCCTTCTTCCGTTCTTTGTGAATCAAGGCAAAGGCCACATGCAACCTGTGTGCAATGGAGGTCGCTCTCTTAGCTCCACCAGCGTCTGGTGAGACAACAGTGCAGTTCCTCCACTCAGAGATAGTCTCCCTTATCCATTTCAGGACAGCTGGCTCCGCATAGAGATTGTCTACGGGGATATCAAAAAACCCCTGAATTTGAGAAGCATGTAAGTCCATGGTGATGATATGATCTGCACCTGCTACAGACAGCATATTTGCAACAAGTTTGGCGGATATTGGGGCCCGGCTCTTATCCTTCTTATCCTGCCGGGCATAAGGGAAGCATGGGATGACCGCAGTAACCCGGCTGGCTGAAGCAATCTTGCAGGCATCAATCATGATCAAAAGCTCCATTAGACTGTCATTGATTTCGCCACAACCACTCTGCACTATGTAGACATCCTCTCCTCGCACACTCTCGCCAATTTCCACACAGGTCTCCTGGTTGCTGAATTTCTTGGTCACCACCTTGCCTAGCTCCAGGCCCAGGTGGTCGGCAATTTTCTGGGATAGGTCCTGATGGGAGCTGCCCCCGAAGATTTTGATATTTGCCATTTTGCCCAATCACTCGAGGTACTTACTCTTCGTCCGGCGATCACTGCTGCTGTCAAGATTGCAACCGAAGTCAGACCACAGACTAACAAACGACTTTCCGTTGTTACCGGGCAGTTACCCGCCCGGTTCAGACGGTGGGCGCGAGCTGGTCTATGTTGATCTTgagtctttgggaaaaaaattcctGCTTGGCATCCACTTTGcacttttaaactaaaaaaatcaagTCTTTCTTCAGTTCATGGAAGTTTTACTTCTGTTAGTGCCTGTAGTAGTTTCCTAGGGGTGTGAAATTTAATgcctaaaaatataaagtttctgTAAGGTAAAGGATGTATACGTTTAAAAGGAAAGTTACAGACTGGAGAAAATGTCTAACAATGTGCTTCCAATGGAGTgaggaaaaagaccaaaaacatttggaaatggtATGAATAGGCAatttacaggggaaaaaagataataaacatatgaaaaaatgctagtaatcaggaaaatgctAATTTTCACACATTAGGTGGGCCAAAATTATAAGATAGATAAACTCCTCTATTGTAATAGAATGTATAAGTGTGAAATTTTGCAAGGAaagttttgtttcataaaacCTTTGACTCAATGTATCTCCTTCTAGGAATCTACTCAATAGAAATATTCATAGACAACCCCAAAAtatattgataattttatttgtcacTGTGTTAATTCATTCAGTTACTATTTCATGAGGTATTGTGTGTCAGGTATTGTACCATTTATAGAATATAAGATGGTGAATGACAAATAGCATATCTCTCTAGAGTTactcataaaaacaaaatctggaaactaacaaatgtccatcaacaggtaaaGTATCATATAATGTATTATACAAACATAAGCAGACATTAAAGAAACTGACTTATGTGCAGTCATATGGAAATATTCCCAAGatatttctaaatgtaaaaaacCCAGTCAAAAAGGTacacaatatatgaaatttgtgtATTTAGAATGAAGAAATAGTTAAAGCATCAAGTCATTACGGAGGTCCTTTTTATGATGATTATCTCTAGAGAGGGGTGTAGGTTGGTGGCAGTTTGGGACGAAGAAGGACTGTCACATTTTATTGCCATTGATTAGTGTAGTATTTgaacttttattacttttataattaaaaaaagactaataaaatatatgtgatgaTTAAGTGttagcaaattttaagtacaCAGCTTCCAAAATGCATTAGGAGTTGGAGTAatggggaaagaaatggaagggacCACAGATACCAGAAATTTCAAGAACAAATTGtatcataaaaataatggaagCATCAGATATAGATCATACATTTTTATCCTGCTAATtgtgtgtctgacttttggttctGCAATATTTTGATCTAGCCTaaatataaataaccattttttcgTAGTTTGAAATTGATAAATAAtctgttgaatatattttctcaccCTACTTGTGAGCTCTCCCACTGAGTGGGGTTCATGAATCGGGTAAGGACTGGAGTAGGCAACAGAAATGGGTAAGATTTGACAATGTCTATGAAACACATcactttgcagaaaaaaaaagtgtagttaTATTAAATGTGCTATTAATATAAAACCATATAAACAGCTATGTCAGAAAGGCTAAATCAAAATGTCCTGTTGCTGATCCAATCACCTCTCTTCTCAACATCGGCAAGCTTTTCTCCTCAATTCAGACTCTTCATGGTTGATAGTGCCTGCCAGCTCATTTCTGCCTACAACCCTCCATTCATGTTCCTTCCTATCATAAAATCAGCAGACCCATCTATACTATATAATTCTCATCCTCAGCCTGACTACATACAGtgatttctaaagaaaattctgTGGCTTAATTTAGCTGCACTAAAAAGTACTTGCAGCttcaattaaaatgatttttctctcagTGTTCTCAATGTGTcacacatttttcactttttaaagaaaaacaaaacagatttttaaatagacTTATTATTACCTAAATAGGACTGAATGctaatgtaaacattaaaaacacatagTTGGTTGCATTGCCTTGAGGTGTTAAGTAGAAGAAATTTTTGTCTTGCTGCTATTTTTTGCTCCAAGCTCTGGCTGTTGCAACACCTTATAGTTCCAGGGATTTGTCTAAAACCGTAAAATGTTAAAGGTGGAAATAGCCTTCCAGACCACCCAGTCCAACATCCCGATTCACAGacagggaactgaggcccagagaaatgaagcaaCTGGTTTGGGATCTAAAAGCTAATTAGAGGCAGAGTGTGGACTAGAATGTGGGATTCCTGAATTTCCAAATAGCGTTTTTCTTAGTCTATCATTTTTCTTTGAGGTTTgtgagaatgaaggaaaaatgtaaaagtcGGGCAGAaacttttacataaaaatgttactttttttattatcaaaCAACTACAGTAAGGAACAACTTTCCATATCTAAGACCGAATAatccttttaaaacttatttcctGAAACAAATGAACGATTGGTAGTGTCATGGAAATATCTCTGTTACGCTGACATTTCTGTTACATGAATCTATTGCAAGGGGATTTAGTTCCTCTTTACTTTGGTCTTTGTGGGTTGAGAAAGACATCTATCTTATCATTGGCTGTTCCGAACAAAAGTTACAGGTAGGAATGATGCCTATTGAAGAacatattctctgtatttaagacatcatatcttaataaattactctagataaataaattgtggtatagaGAAAATGTCTATCTTTCTCCTTCCCAAGGTAAGCATATTTAAATGTCATCTCTACAGATCTTTGAGAACTGCTATATTTTGAAGGTCTTTTGAGTatacccagaatatatatatatatatatatatatatatatatatatatataacaccttGGTGATAGTTTCTTGctttactgattattttttaCCCTTTGCAATTCCAACATAAATAATTCAAAGAGAGAGCCTTGATGCAGCTTGATCAgctaaggagaaaagaaactcAGTCAATTCTTTTAGAAAGTGGAGAAAAACAGTTGttgtattttaagtaaaataaatgctttcactAAACATACTTGCAGTTGACAAAATGCTAGATGTTTAGGTGGCAATTATAGTTCTTTGATAAACTGTCAAATCTTGTCACAACACATGTTACAAACAAGGACAGATTTAGATGTCCTTTATGACAGCTTTGTGTAGGTTGAGAATGTTTGGCAGTTAATTTCAAACAaggaacatatttttctttccagcagTTATCTGCTTGTTTATTAGGAAGAGTTTCTTTATGCCTTTAATCTTACTCATTTGACTCACAGTTCCAGATCATTATTGTAACATTACCttacctcatttattttgttcataataACCATCCACAATACTTTGAGAAAATTTCCCACAGAGCTTTACATTGGTAGAAAtactttaaagtttgttttgtaattttttacaaTTAAAGTTGACTACTGTGTGTGTTTATTGAGCTTTTAGTTGGAAATCCATCATTTTATACAATAGATGTGAAGATAATGATTAGGTAAACAAAGctgagtaaaacaaataaaagaaaaggagaaagatttgTGATTCAGAAATGCccttttaattttgagagttaTTGTAGACTTACGAGGGTATTTTTGAAACatgtttacaaattaaaaaaaattccggAGAGCTTGATAATCCTAGTATGAAACAATAATCTTGGAATAAAAATGATGTCACATATGCTGAATAATATGTACTTGCAATGGCAGATGAAGCAGTATATATGGAGATCTTCTATAACTAGCAAATTGCAAATAAGAAATATCTCCccaatatttatatgaaatattttaaagtgttttaaaacagtttttgaTGATGGATCTTTCCCTTTTgtgtataatattagtttcatgaaATTAGTAAAAAGAttcatgttaattatattttgacAAAACACAAGCTCCATTTATGctattcaattcttttttaaagatattttaggggcgcctgggtggctcagtcggttaagctcaggtcatgatctcatggttcgtaggtttgagcccctcgccggactctgtgctgacagctcggagcctgaagcctgcttcagattctgtgtctccctctctctctattcctcccctgcttgtgctttctctctctcaaaaaataaattaagattaaaatttttttaaaaacatattttatctttttcaattgTGATCATTTGTTTAGTCCTCATAATAAACACTAAGACCCATTGTCCATTCAGGTAAGTAAAAACTGAGTGTACTGTGCTTTGGAATGATGTAGTGATTCTCAGACGTGAAGGACATCAAGATTTCCAGGCAAGACTGTTAGAATATACATTCCTGAACCCTGTGCCTACAGGTATTGATTAGTGGGTCCAGGGTGGAGTCCTAggctttgtgtctcttttttttattatttaaaattcttttaatgtttatttatttttgagacaatgcaagagacagagtgcaagcagcggaggagcagacagagggagacacagaaactgaagctccaggctctgagctgtcagcacagagctgacttggggctcaaactcacaaaccgtgagatcatgacctgagccaaagtcagatgcttaactgactgagccactcaggtgctcagGTGTCCCCCCAGGCTTTGTGTCTAATAAGATACCAGATAACGCTTAATGCCGCTTTCTGCTGACCGCACTTTTGAGAGCCACTGGTTTCTATCatcaacatttattttgctatttgggaaaatgaaaggtatagttttctttttctttgactcaTTTCACTAGCTGTTGTGATGTGGCATTTTGATTTTGCTTCTAgatctttttctcttcatattcttCTTTTCTATGTATGAATATTACTTTCACATATCACATAATTCTTTAAGaactataaacacacacacttcaaCTTAAAATACCTGTATAATGTTCCAGAAATATTTTGACAAGTACATGTAGGATATGAACTCTTGTTattttggagatttaaaaaatccattaggCATTTGAGCATCTGAAAATCAGTTTCTACCTACCAGCCCAGTAAGAATTGAATGAAAACTAAGAGGCTCTCCAATTTATTGTCTGATTTCCCCTCCTTGAATTTCTTACAGTATTCACCACGGAGATAGTTCTTTTTGTCATACCCTGAAGACCGTTTGGCTGTCCATGAGGATACTAAGCATTGTACAGGGTAAATACTTGCTAGTTTGATTTGATATTCCCCCTTGGGAGGAAGTCATTGTATATCAGTTTATAAAACAACAACGACGACAACAaagtaagcaaaaacaaaagaatttctcTATCAATTGTTAGAAAGAGTACAATCTTAAGGCCTCCATATTGTTCTTTCTCAAAGGCTATTATTCCTTCATACTTCCTTTCAAATTTTAGAGTCAGCTTTCAAGTTCCACTAAAATTTTTGTtagattttgattggaattacaTTATACCTGTGAATCAATTTAGGGAGAAAATTGACATTACAATACtgagttttccaatccatgaacatgctatttctttccacttaattactttttaaaatgaaaataagttttcaaaatttttctgtaGAAGTCtttgcttataaatatttttctgtatggcttttggtatttccagatatttaatttttatatgatatGAATGCTATCTACTGAAAGTTGTATTTTCTGTTACATAGATATATACTTgatattctaaatattatttctatttttaaaactttttgggATTTGTAATAGTTTCTCTATAAGCCatcatatcatctgtaaataaatGTCAGTTACGGTTCTCCTTTCTGTTCCGTGTACTTCCCCCCCGGCCTTTTGTTGCTGGTTAAAATCCTCTAAATTCAGGTTGACTAGAAGTGGTGACAGGTCTTTCTTGCCTTGTCGCTAATCTCAAAAGGAAAGACTTTTAGTATTTTACCATTATGGATGATGTTTGTCAGTTGCATTTTATCAGAAAATACTCTGCTAGATTAAGAAAATCCTTTCTGTTATTAGTTTgctgaaagtttctttttttctctttaatcaaGAAAGGGACTTGAACAAAGTCAAGTGCTTTTCCCACAGCTTTTGAGATTATAATATGATTTTTGAGTTTAACTTCTTAATATCGTAAATTACAGtgatttcttttctaatgttaaacCGACCTTACATTCATGAGATAAACCCAATTTAATcattatatatttccttttttatatattgcttgaTTTAGTTAGTTGAtagtttatttagaattttttcatatctttttaagCGAATCTGGTCCataattttcttgtcttttcttattGAGAACACAAGATTATGCTAGCTATACATGAGTTGAAaagcatgtcatttttttttgtcctatagAAGATTTACGTAAGTTATGACATTATGTGGAACAAGGCCAAAAAGttttgattacttatttaatttatctAATGGTTTTCAGTTATATTCAGGATATAGGTTATTGGTAATGTTcaaaatttccaattttttgtcaattttgtgaggttttttttttttactgaatttcttatttcatcttatttttcaaatttactgaCTTGATACTATCCATAATATCCtcctatttcatttttagtaCGTGCAACTTTAGTACGTGATTCCCTTTGtcattttttgtcatttctagTATTACGTTTTTTTaactatttgctttctttttgatcaatttCATCAGAAgtctattaattttattagtctttcCAAAAAACTAATATTTGAAATTGTTGATGCACCCCAGTGGATGcttattttagtctttgttgactaagattatttttattatttattttaatctcttctttgagtttattttgcttttcttttttttaaacttcttgaaaTGTGTGtttaacttattatttattaatatttaaagctATACGTTTTTATTCTAAGTACTGTTTGGACTGAAGATTTGTGtgtaatttttatagtatttctgTGGGTATTCAGGTaaacttattttctaattttgatggcaatttcttctttgttcagCGGTTATATAATTTTTTGACTAACAAGTAGATAGGTAATTTTGATATCTTATTTATGGTTTCTAGCTTAGTAGTACTATAGTCAGACAACATGATCTGTGTGatttaagtattttgaaatttgCTGGAACATTTTTGTAGTCCTAAGTGGTGACTTTTCGTAAATATTCCACGTGTGCTAGAAAAAATACGTACTGTGGAGTGGTTAGGTgctataaacatacacacacattagaTCTGGTTTGTTTGTAATGTTCTTTATGTCTTTCCtacctttactgattttttttttctatttcatcaaatACTAAGAAATATGTTAAAACTTCAACAGTGATTTTTGGTGTATATTTGTCTCTATAAATCTctcctttatttctctgtattttaagttgTAACTTTTGGAATCgagaaactattttaaagtaaaactcTTTTTTCTACTAATGTCTTTTGCCTTAAATTCTATTTGCTGATAATTATATTAGCTATCTTTAAAATagtatttggtttattttctggTCTTGTAGTTTTACCCTTACGGTATGTTTATGTACTAGTTGTGTTGCTTATAAATGCCATTTAACTTCATGTCCTTTAACTTTATTTATCCCTTCCTAACATAGAGTGGTCAGGTATTATCATTTCCCTtcctgctctccttccttccctttttttttatttccacaattaaattattattgttgtttatatAATCAATGTTCATTTAGATATATCTACCTATGTAttactctcttttcccctcttttattATAACATCTTAAATATCCTTTTGAGATCAGTTGCCTTCTGCCTAAAGTACATCTTTACAAATTTTCAAGATACTGCTGGTGAaaaactctctttttttcttttagtgtgaTGTCTTCATTTCACCCTCATTCTCAGAGATATTTTTGCTAAGTGTACAATTCCAGGTTGTCGGTTATTTTCTTTCAGCCCATTGAGTTaatcattttccctttctctggatTCTCTTGCTGCTATTTAGAACTCAGCCTGCTTTGAAGTTATTCCTTTGAAGGTAATACATTTGTCTCCTCTAGCTGCTTTTTAAGAtaatccttccttctttccttccttctttccttccttccttccttccttccttccttccttccctccttcccactctctctttttctttctttctttctttctttctttctttctttctttctttcttatgcaGATTCACTGTTATAAGTTTTggtatggaattttaaaaagtaattgcatATGTTTGAGAttcatttggtttcttaaatCTGTGAATTGGTGTTTTTCCTTGGTAGTGGAaaaattctttacttttctttaaatattgcttCTGTCCAATTCTCTCTCTTACTACTGTAGCTCTGGTGAAACTTAAAATATACCCCTCATTGCATATTCCATGAACCTCTCTttcatagtttttgtttgtttgtttgtttcctgtgctACGTACTAAATCCCTTCTTCTGACCTGTCTTCCAGTTTACTTACTCCTTTTTTATCTGGGCCTATTATGCTATAAAAATGGTAgattgaagttatttttaaaaacatttttgagagtAGTTTCAAAGTCAAAAAACtgagaggaaagtacagagattgTGAGGATGTGTGGGTATagctttccttatttattatcaACATCACCCACCagaatgacacttttttttttaaatggaggttgaacctacattgacacataaTAATCACCCAAactccatagtttaccttagggttcactcttgatgttcTATATTCCATGGGCTTGGACAAATGTATACTGACATGTATTCATCATGATAACATCATAAAGAGTATTTTTACTACTCTCAAAtcttctgtgttctgcctattgtctctcctctccttccttaccACAGGCAAGTACTGATCTTTTTTagtgtctccatagttttgctttttccaggatCATATGGTTGGGATAATTCAGTATGTAGCCTTTGCagattgacttttttcacttattaatatgcatttaagttttcttcatatcttttcatggcttgatagctcatttccttttagtgctaaataatattccatttagtGACCCAGAAATCACACCCATGTGGTAAGAGTAGgttgagttttataagaaactgccaaattgtcttccaaagtggctgtacattttgcattcccaacaggaATGCATAAGaattcctgttgttccacatcctcaccagcattttgtATTACCAGTGTTCCAGATTTGGGCCACTCTAATTGGTATAtctcttgaatttttaattttagtattatatttttcatttgaaaacattttagttttgttttcaattctatGGGGGCAATTTTTAGAGTTTTGTTCTCTGAAGCTGTCTTCACAGTCATTCTTAtatgaaactaatttttaaatcctagtataaggggcacctggatggctcagtcggtcaagatcatgatctcacagttcatgagttcgagccctgcattggtctctgtgctgacagttcaaagcctggagcctgcttcggattctgtgtctccctctctctctgcccctccctcgctcgtgctctgtctctcaaaaataaacattaaaaaataaaatttaaaaaatcctagtATAAAAACTGTGTCATACGGTATATCTGGTGATTCCATTGTCTAGTCTTTGGAATCTGTATctgctgtctttttttcttgctggtttttttcttttatgcttatttatctttatgtACCTTTATAACACATgaaattttatattagaaaattcTTTGAAGTCTAGAGCGAAAATTTCTTCTTCCAGAAAGAATTTGTTTCTGACTCCTGCATGGGATTGTTACCAGCCTGGGACCACCTTGAACCACATACAGCACTTAAATTTCCCCGGACTACCCAGGGGATATAACAACTTCTCAGGGATCCCCTCCTCCCAACCCTTTCACCCATCTTTCTAACACCgctccctgctctctgctctgctcACAAGTCATCTCTCCCTACTATGGATGGGGGTGGCAGGTTTACTTCTGGTTCACCGTTATTCTGAAGATAGAAAGTTTATGGGCCCCAGTTTAATGAGGAGAAGGCCTCCTATGAGACTCTTCACCTTCAGCAGGCCCCGGGCCTTAACTTCCATCACTCTTGACCCATGAAGTCTAGAAAACTGAAACCTACAATAATGACAGCTAGTCTTGGATCAGTAATTTAGGATGAGTTGTGCTCAGATTCTCTCCCTGAGGGGTAGAATGGTGGAGGCAGCAAGCAGCAACTGCCGCTGGCAGAGAATACCTGTCCCTGGCGGGGAAGCCATCTCGGCAAGCTTAGTGGTAGGAGAGACTGTACCGTGGTGGCTGATGAAGAGGCTGAAGTGGACAAATTTGCAGGATCTTGTAGAAGTAACAGAAACCTGTAGTCTAAGGAATTATCAGAAATAGCTGTTGGATGCGTTGAGACAGGGCTAATTTTTGGAAGTAGCTAGTGTAAGCTTGTGCCATTGTGGTTACATTTATAGTCCCAGCATGGTTTCCCCATGTCTGCTAGGACCTTTAAAATCAAGGATATAATTACATTTATGATAGACTCAAAGTTGGTGATAAGGGAGAGTAAAGGCATATAATGAATGTATATTCTATATACTAACTCCtagtaatttgtctttttaaatgttacttgCAATTGTTGACTTTAGCAGTTTACTTCGCCAACAGTCACTTTTTGTGTAAATACATTCTGCTTCATATCCTTATATGTTAATTGACTTCTTATCAATTCAATTCATGAGCTTCTCATTTCAAATAAACtacaatgaaaaacaagaaacagctTATTAGTGTcaatctgttttcttcctttcatacACATAAGAAGAGAGATCTTGCCTGTGGATAAATGAATTTATGACAATAAaccattattttaattctcaaaattatatattttttaaagcaacattttatttttgtaactttggAGGGTCCTGCTCTGTGTTTGAAGCCTAGAAATGTAGTGATTAATAGTGTTTTCAAGTATgaggaatggaatggaaatagttgatttctaattttctgtatatttaattcAACTGCAGAGAGGCAGCTTGATGTCACAAATGTGCACAGAGGCTCTGGTGCCAGACTGCCTAGGTTTGAGTTGTGCCTCTGTAGCTTCGTATCtgagtgactttggacaaattaaCATATCTTTGCcaaagtttcctcatctataaaatggatgaCAACCATAGTACCAACTTCTTAaaactgtgaggattaaataagtagAACAAATATAAACCATTAGTAACAAGTG contains these protein-coding regions:
- the PRPS1L1 gene encoding ribose-phosphate pyrophosphokinase 3, encoding MANIKIFGGSSHQDLSQKIADHLGLELGKVVTKKFSNQETCVEIGESVRGEDVYIVQSGCGEINDSLMELLIMIDACKIASASRVTAVIPCFPYARQDKKDKSRAPISAKLVANMLSVAGADHIITMDLHASQIQGFFDIPVDNLYAEPAVLKWIRETISEWRNCTVVSPDAGGAKRATSIAHRLHVAFALIHKERKKANEVDRMVLVGDVKDRVAILVDDMADTCGTICHAADKLLSAGAARVYAILTHGIFSGPALACINSACFEAVVVTNTIPQEDKMKHCSKIQAIDISMILAEAIKRTHNGESVSYLFSHVPL